A single Gammaproteobacteria bacterium DNA region contains:
- a CDS encoding TonB-dependent receptor plug domain-containing protein produces the protein MAEAQEAGEAEATGSVFGRILDQDTFQPVAGVVVRITVPDGVLQDISGPSGTFLIDDVPVGERVVVMEHIAYGEYAQHVGVETGRDLRIEAYMSPRAIQFQPLVVEALSEVERRRLTSGFSVNEIPAEEIEQAAQTGQHLGDLLRGGVSGIRVRGGIRPGDDLCVEYRGSGAGVCDEVAVYLDGVAVAEPGQIYASLSLDDIDRVEVLSPLEAVVRFGDRGARGALLIESRVPSLPERQNPFRTSPTRGWDWSLEEEPHPSAKVFGNTILANALGVGLGYLALRQCVGTVATDQGTRFDTQCGALTTMGTGVFALSLPGAVGGIAATRSGSTRRSRGRIFHVAMAGLISTTAGYVMLMHGEDPEYRNNGLRIGGLLTMTVGTPLLLTISDRFFRSLR, from the coding sequence ATGGCCGAAGCCCAGGAGGCGGGGGAGGCGGAAGCAACGGGCAGCGTGTTCGGCCGCATTCTCGACCAGGACACCTTCCAGCCGGTGGCAGGGGTGGTGGTCCGCATTACCGTCCCGGACGGAGTCCTGCAGGACATCTCGGGCCCGAGCGGCACCTTTCTCATCGACGATGTCCCCGTGGGCGAGCGCGTGGTGGTCATGGAGCACATCGCCTACGGCGAGTACGCGCAGCACGTGGGCGTGGAGACGGGCAGGGACCTGAGGATCGAGGCGTACATGTCGCCGCGCGCCATTCAGTTCCAGCCCCTCGTCGTGGAGGCGCTGAGCGAGGTCGAGCGCCGCCGCCTTACCTCCGGGTTCAGCGTCAATGAAATTCCCGCCGAGGAAATCGAGCAGGCGGCTCAGACCGGCCAGCACCTCGGGGACCTGCTGCGCGGCGGCGTGTCCGGCATACGAGTGCGCGGCGGCATCCGGCCCGGCGACGACCTGTGCGTGGAGTACCGGGGCAGCGGAGCCGGCGTCTGCGACGAGGTCGCCGTCTACCTGGACGGAGTCGCGGTGGCGGAGCCCGGACAGATCTACGCGAGCCTCTCGCTGGACGATATCGATCGGGTGGAGGTTCTTTCGCCCCTGGAGGCAGTCGTCCGCTTCGGCGACCGGGGGGCGAGAGGCGCGCTGCTGATCGAGTCGCGGGTGCCGAGCCTTCCGGAGCGGCAAAACCCGTTCCGTACCTCTCCGACGCGAGGCTGGGACTGGTCGCTCGAGGAGGAGCCGCACCCGTCCGCGAAAGTGTTCGGGAACACGATCCTTGCCAACGCCCTGGGCGTGGGGCTCGGCTACCTGGCCCTGAGGCAGTGCGTGGGGACCGTAGCCACCGACCAGGGCACGCGGTTCGACACCCAGTGTGGAGCTCTGACCACGATGGGGACCGGCGTGTTTGCGCTAAGCCTGCCCGGCGCCGTCGGCGGCATCGCCGCGACGCGATCCGGAAGCACGAGGCGATCGCGTGGCCGCATCTTTCACGTCGCCATGGCCGGACTGATCTCGACCACCGCCGGATACGTGATGCTGATGCACGGCGAGGATCCGGAATACAGGAACAACGGCCTCCGGATCGGGGGACTGCTCACGATGACGGTGGGCACGCCGTTGCTGCTGACCATTTCCGACCGCTTCTTCCGGTCCCTGCGCTAA
- a CDS encoding amidase family protein: MTRLSVRRALVFCLAATVLPAGAGAQSLPLSEATIADINAAFDAGSLTAEGLVELYLARIEAYDDQGPMLNAVLTLNPRALERARALDEERRTRGPRSLLHGIPVLLKDNVDTDDMPTTAGSLLLKGSIPPDDAFIVRKLREAGAIILAKLNMSEFASGVQLSSIDGPMRNPHDLTRNPSGSSGGTGVAIAASYGQLGIGTDTGGSVRGPSTANGIAGLKPTHGLLSRDGIVPLALSFDTAGPMARHVYDVAAMMNVMVGVDPADEATLASEGRYETDYTAFLDADALDGARIGVARDFLGYDDEVDWIIEAGLDAMRAAGATVVDVRYPPWLLEAKAQYYQTIRWREFKPQIEAYLADLAPGYPRTLEEMIERATKILAAPPEGGVPNPTRWTLFEQELNTGTPDDYLYRAMYDHGLPLVRANLEGLLDANDLDAIVYPTSPTRPGQAGVYRGSSSPNPSPSATNLANLSGLPDLIVPAGYTSNRLPVGISFFGRPFSEGRLFALGYAFEQATKVRRDPVHAPALPGEVIRR; the protein is encoded by the coding sequence ATGACACGTCTTTCCGTCCGTCGCGCGCTCGTCTTCTGTTTGGCCGCCACCGTTCTGCCCGCCGGTGCGGGAGCCCAGTCGCTCCCGCTTTCCGAAGCCACCATCGCGGACATCAACGCGGCCTTCGACGCGGGTTCGCTCACCGCCGAGGGGCTGGTCGAACTCTACCTGGCGCGCATCGAGGCCTACGACGACCAGGGGCCGATGCTCAACGCCGTCCTTACGCTCAACCCGCGTGCGCTCGAGAGGGCGCGGGCCCTGGACGAGGAACGACGCACCCGGGGCCCCCGGTCGCTGCTGCACGGCATCCCGGTGTTGCTCAAGGACAACGTCGACACGGACGACATGCCCACGACCGCGGGGTCGCTCCTGCTGAAGGGTTCGATTCCGCCCGACGACGCGTTCATCGTGCGCAAGCTCCGGGAGGCGGGAGCCATCATCCTGGCCAAGCTCAACATGAGCGAGTTCGCGTCGGGCGTGCAGCTCAGCTCCATCGACGGGCCCATGCGGAACCCGCACGACCTTACCCGCAACCCGTCCGGTTCCTCCGGCGGCACCGGCGTGGCCATCGCTGCGTCCTACGGGCAGCTCGGGATCGGCACCGACACCGGAGGCTCGGTGCGCGGCCCTTCCACCGCCAACGGCATCGCCGGGCTCAAGCCCACACACGGGCTGCTCAGCCGGGACGGCATCGTGCCGCTCGCGCTCTCCTTCGACACGGCCGGCCCCATGGCCCGCCACGTCTACGACGTCGCGGCGATGATGAACGTGATGGTCGGCGTGGACCCCGCCGACGAGGCGACGCTGGCCAGCGAGGGGCGCTACGAGACCGACTACACCGCATTCCTGGACGCGGACGCGCTGGATGGCGCACGCATCGGCGTCGCGCGCGACTTTCTGGGCTACGACGACGAGGTCGACTGGATCATCGAGGCTGGGCTCGATGCCATGCGCGCAGCCGGGGCGACGGTGGTGGACGTGCGCTACCCGCCGTGGCTGCTCGAGGCCAAGGCGCAGTACTACCAGACCATCCGCTGGCGCGAGTTCAAGCCGCAGATCGAGGCGTACCTCGCCGACCTGGCGCCGGGATATCCGCGCACGCTCGAGGAGATGATCGAGCGTGCCACGAAGATCCTCGCGGCTCCGCCCGAGGGCGGTGTCCCCAACCCCACGCGCTGGACCCTCTTCGAGCAGGAGCTGAACACCGGCACTCCGGACGACTACCTGTACAGGGCCATGTACGACCACGGCCTGCCGCTGGTGCGCGCCAACCTGGAGGGGCTGCTGGACGCGAACGACCTCGACGCCATCGTCTATCCCACTTCGCCGACCCGGCCCGGACAGGCGGGGGTCTACCGGGGTTCCTCGTCTCCCAACCCTTCGCCGTCCGCGACCAACCTGGCCAACCTGAGCGGGCTTCCCGACCTGATCGTGCCGGCCGGCTACACGAGCAATCGCCTGCCCGTCGGGATCTCGTTCTTCGGCCGGCCCTTCAGCGAGGGCCGGCTGTTCGCCCTGGGCTACGCCTTCGAGCAGGCGACGAAGGTGCGCCGCGATCCGGTGCACGCGCCGGCGCTTCCCGGAGAGGTGATCCGGCGCTGA
- a CDS encoding fatty acid desaturase — protein MTPAPDREKVARWNAILKPYWGPDTGASVRQLLTSAIPFVVLWYATLRSLEVSYWLTVLLAMPTAGFMMRLFMIQHDCGHGSFFRSHAARQWLGRCIGVLLLTPYDYWKRTHAYHHAHSGDLDFRGFGDIDTFTVREYLAWPWYRRLRYRLYRHPFVLFVLGPLFIFLIKHRFPWDVPARWKQAWRGVFWTNLVLVAVVLLMGETIGYQRFLLTHAPVQLFATTAGVWMFYVQHQFEQTYWDRHEEWDYYDASLYGSSYLVLPAPLRWLSANIGFHHVHHMSMRIPNYKLQRAHEENEEFHVVREVRVRDTLKLINLALWDEDSRRLIRFRDLKALQPA, from the coding sequence ATGACCCCCGCCCCCGACCGCGAGAAGGTCGCCCGCTGGAACGCCATCCTCAAGCCCTACTGGGGGCCGGACACCGGCGCCAGCGTTCGCCAGCTGCTCACCTCGGCGATCCCCTTCGTGGTGCTCTGGTACGCGACCCTGCGCAGCCTGGAGGTGAGCTACTGGCTGACCGTCCTGCTCGCGATGCCCACCGCCGGGTTCATGATGCGCCTCTTCATGATCCAGCACGACTGCGGGCACGGGTCCTTCTTCCGCTCGCACGCGGCGCGCCAGTGGTTGGGGCGCTGCATCGGGGTCCTGCTCCTGACCCCGTACGACTACTGGAAGCGCACGCACGCGTACCATCACGCGCATTCGGGGGATCTCGATTTCCGCGGCTTCGGCGACATCGACACCTTCACCGTGCGCGAGTACCTGGCGTGGCCCTGGTATCGCCGTCTGCGCTACCGGCTGTACCGGCATCCGTTCGTGCTCTTCGTACTGGGCCCCCTGTTCATCTTCCTCATCAAGCACCGGTTTCCGTGGGATGTGCCGGCGCGATGGAAGCAGGCGTGGCGCGGGGTCTTCTGGACGAACCTGGTACTGGTGGCCGTGGTGCTTCTGATGGGAGAGACCATCGGATACCAGCGCTTTCTGCTGACCCACGCGCCGGTTCAGCTCTTCGCCACTACGGCCGGCGTCTGGATGTTCTACGTGCAGCACCAGTTCGAGCAGACCTACTGGGACAGGCACGAGGAGTGGGACTACTACGATGCGTCGCTCTACGGAAGCTCGTATCTCGTGCTTCCCGCCCCGCTCCGGTGGCTGTCGGCGAACATCGGCTTCCACCACGTGCACCACATGAGCATGCGCATCCCCAACTACAAGCTGCAGAGGGCGCACGAGGAGAACGAGGAGTTCCACGTGGTGCGCGAAGTCCGCGTTCGCGACACGCTGAAGCTCATCAACCTGGCGCTGTGGGACGAGGACAGCCGCCGGCTGATCCGGTTCCGGGATCTGAAGGCGTTGCAGCCCGCGTGA
- a CDS encoding GPP34 family phosphoprotein, with product MSSSRHDLHLHEQLLLLVLRDRKGTVDYRAGFYNLAMGGAVLAELALAGVIRIEESKKAFVEAAPVTGRPRDEIMAEALERVRNSKRRRRASSWVSTFGNLKRLRHRTALGLCRRGILRTKESQILLVFRRKLYPTIDPGPERKLIAGLRDAIMGDGDIEAGLGVVLSLAHATGSLRIHFERKELKERKARLKAISAGEPFTAGAGHPAIAAQKAVKAAVAASQAAVAATQAAVVASIAASSSS from the coding sequence ATGTCATCGTCCCGCCACGACCTCCATCTGCACGAACAGCTTCTGCTCCTGGTGCTCCGCGACCGCAAGGGCACCGTGGACTATCGAGCCGGCTTCTACAATCTCGCCATGGGCGGAGCCGTCCTCGCCGAACTCGCGCTTGCTGGCGTCATTCGCATCGAGGAAAGCAAGAAGGCGTTCGTCGAGGCCGCGCCGGTAACCGGCCGCCCCCGGGACGAGATCATGGCCGAAGCGCTGGAGCGGGTTCGCAATTCGAAGAGACGTCGACGCGCATCTTCCTGGGTATCGACCTTCGGCAACCTCAAGCGGCTCCGGCACCGCACCGCCCTCGGCCTCTGCCGCCGGGGCATCCTGCGCACGAAGGAGTCGCAGATCCTGCTCGTCTTCAGGCGCAAACTCTATCCCACCATCGACCCGGGACCCGAGCGCAAGCTCATCGCCGGCCTGCGGGACGCCATCATGGGCGATGGCGACATCGAAGCCGGACTGGGCGTCGTGCTCTCCCTGGCGCACGCCACCGGTTCGCTCCGCATCCATTTCGAGCGCAAGGAACTCAAGGAGCGCAAAGCGCGGCTGAAAGCCATCAGCGCCGGGGAGCCCTTCACCGCGGGAGCCGGTCACCCCGCCATTGCCGCTCAGAAGGCAGTCAAGGCGGCAGTTGCGGCGTCCCAGGCGGCGGTGGCCGCCACTCAGGCCGCCGTCGTGGCCAGCATCGCCGCCTCCTCGTCCAGCTGA
- a CDS encoding amidohydrolase family protein: MKWNGRRNSLMVVLAAGAAAGAVTVSPGGVLAQSEPVLIRAGTIHTATNGTIQDGEILIRDGVIEAVGASVDAPADARVYEAEVVIPGLIDAHAHMALDRSNRARIPGPVTAEWKAVEHLNLEDPMIQVALSGGVTSLITRSGSGIISSGQSVALKIKSTPGPEMIFKPYVDLKMAVRPLINLRPGETPQTVMGWYATADDYFRRAQAYVAEQDAHAAGEGPAPERDERLEAFAAVLRGEVMVHAHSHYPSEVMMVFRLARKYGFFDRLALAHAEEIFPLTELLAGTKVVPVIGPMMIVQYYNDPEPLNLLKDLLDAGVYASIQTDMSNQHFKDFREYGAFLARHGLTDQQALEVMTINGARAMMLDDRVGSIEAGKDADLVLLDGHFLDQTADRVERVFVDGELEYERGRVLQPERPRSVGPFSPVNGAVTADDEAFAITGAHVFTVSGGTIENATLVVEGGRFIRVEEGAVPPEGMPVMDVGGRVVMPGTVIARAFANDWIGDLKWQVQNDEITAPVVPEMNALYAVDPWFPSYRVNTTIGVTAIHVTPGTRNLAGGNGVVVKTPGIDFEEMVRREPASMVFALTASALREWPDDSGAPLTLASASAMIRETLDAANAYAEAGETREYDARMEALLPLLAGEVPAMIHADRVVEIEEAMSIAEDYGLRLVVTGGVEAHRLADRLAAADVGVILGNSGSYASDIRGGGEGWSMEGPAILNRAGVKVAFYGPGASRRASPIGRLGGEPILNSAWAFRNGVPEVDALRMATLNAAELLDMDDRIGSIEVGKDADFVILEGHPFDYRVLPGWVFVDGKLEAGGG; encoded by the coding sequence ATGAAGTGGAACGGCAGACGCAACTCGTTGATGGTGGTGCTGGCGGCGGGTGCGGCGGCCGGCGCGGTGACCGTCTCGCCGGGCGGAGTCCTGGCCCAGTCCGAACCGGTTCTCATCCGCGCCGGCACGATCCACACCGCTACCAACGGCACGATTCAGGACGGCGAGATCCTGATACGCGACGGCGTCATCGAGGCGGTGGGCGCCTCCGTGGACGCTCCCGCCGACGCGCGCGTGTACGAAGCCGAGGTCGTGATCCCGGGGCTGATCGACGCACACGCCCACATGGCCCTCGACCGCTCCAACCGGGCGCGTATTCCGGGCCCGGTGACCGCCGAGTGGAAGGCCGTGGAGCACCTGAACCTGGAGGACCCCATGATCCAGGTGGCCCTCTCCGGGGGGGTGACCTCGCTGATCACGCGTTCCGGGAGCGGCATCATCTCCAGTGGCCAGTCGGTGGCGCTGAAGATAAAGAGCACGCCGGGGCCGGAGATGATCTTCAAGCCCTACGTGGACCTGAAGATGGCGGTGCGCCCGCTCATCAACCTGCGCCCGGGGGAGACGCCGCAGACGGTGATGGGCTGGTACGCCACCGCTGACGACTACTTCCGGCGCGCGCAGGCGTACGTGGCGGAGCAGGACGCGCACGCGGCGGGCGAGGGGCCGGCTCCCGAGCGGGACGAGCGCCTGGAGGCCTTCGCGGCCGTGCTCCGGGGCGAGGTGATGGTGCACGCGCACTCGCACTACCCCAGCGAGGTGATGATGGTGTTCCGCCTGGCGCGCAAGTACGGCTTCTTCGACCGGCTGGCGCTGGCGCACGCGGAGGAGATCTTTCCGCTCACCGAGCTGCTGGCCGGGACGAAGGTCGTGCCGGTGATCGGGCCGATGATGATCGTCCAGTACTACAACGACCCCGAGCCCCTCAACCTGCTGAAGGACCTGTTGGACGCGGGCGTGTACGCGAGCATCCAGACGGACATGTCCAACCAGCACTTCAAGGACTTCCGCGAGTACGGGGCGTTCCTGGCGCGCCACGGCCTGACCGACCAGCAGGCGCTCGAGGTGATGACCATCAACGGGGCGCGGGCGATGATGCTCGACGACCGCGTGGGGAGCATCGAGGCGGGGAAAGATGCGGACCTGGTGCTGCTCGACGGGCACTTCCTGGACCAGACGGCGGACCGGGTGGAGCGCGTGTTCGTGGATGGGGAACTCGAGTACGAGCGCGGCCGGGTGCTGCAGCCCGAGCGGCCGCGCAGCGTGGGGCCCTTCAGCCCGGTGAACGGCGCGGTCACCGCCGACGACGAGGCCTTCGCCATCACCGGGGCGCATGTGTTCACCGTGAGCGGCGGCACGATCGAGAACGCCACCCTGGTGGTCGAGGGCGGCCGGTTCATCCGGGTGGAGGAGGGAGCGGTCCCGCCGGAGGGAATGCCGGTCATGGATGTGGGGGGGCGGGTGGTGATGCCGGGCACCGTGATCGCGCGCGCCTTCGCCAACGACTGGATCGGCGACCTCAAGTGGCAGGTGCAGAACGACGAGATCACCGCGCCGGTGGTGCCGGAGATGAACGCCCTGTACGCCGTCGACCCCTGGTTCCCGTCGTACCGCGTGAACACGACCATCGGGGTGACCGCCATCCACGTCACGCCGGGGACGCGCAATCTGGCCGGTGGCAACGGGGTGGTGGTCAAGACGCCGGGCATCGACTTCGAGGAGATGGTGCGCCGCGAGCCCGCCAGCATGGTGTTCGCGCTCACCGCCTCGGCGCTGCGGGAATGGCCGGACGACTCCGGGGCGCCGCTCACGCTCGCGAGTGCGTCGGCGATGATCCGTGAGACCCTCGACGCGGCGAACGCCTACGCGGAGGCCGGTGAGACACGGGAGTACGACGCGCGCATGGAAGCGCTGCTGCCGCTGCTCGCCGGGGAGGTGCCCGCCATGATCCACGCGGACCGGGTGGTCGAGATCGAGGAGGCCATGAGCATTGCGGAGGACTACGGCCTGCGGCTGGTCGTCACCGGCGGCGTGGAGGCGCACCGCCTCGCGGACCGGCTGGCCGCGGCCGACGTGGGCGTCATTCTGGGCAACTCCGGGAGCTACGCTTCCGACATCCGCGGGGGCGGAGAGGGGTGGAGCATGGAAGGACCGGCGATCCTGAACCGGGCGGGGGTGAAGGTGGCGTTCTACGGTCCGGGGGCATCGCGTCGCGCGTCACCCATCGGACGACTCGGAGGCGAGCCCATCCTCAACTCGGCGTGGGCCTTCCGCAACGGCGTGCCCGAAGTGGACGCCTTGCGCATGGCGACGCTCAATGCGGCCGAGCTGCTCGACATGGACGACCGCATCGGCAGCATCGAGGTGGGCAAGGACGCGGACTTCGTCATCCTGGAAGGCCATCCCTTCGACTACCGTGTGCTGCCGGGGTGGGTGTTCGTGGACGGGAAGCTGGAGGCGGGCGGAGGTTGA
- a CDS encoding type II toxin-antitoxin system VapC family toxin gives MIFVDANVFMYFVGADHPLRKEATEFFIRSLERDRPLVTSAEVLQELLHRYLRRDRRPLLDAAFDLVGSTVDEVWPVEKADVELARNLSARHRGLEARDLVHLACCIRREPRELMTFDRGLAAAWRSRS, from the coding sequence ATGATCTTCGTCGACGCCAACGTCTTCATGTACTTCGTGGGCGCCGACCATCCCCTGCGGAAGGAAGCCACGGAGTTCTTCATCCGGTCACTAGAACGGGACAGGCCCCTCGTCACTTCGGCGGAAGTGCTCCAGGAACTCCTCCATCGCTACCTGCGCCGGGACAGGCGGCCGCTGCTCGACGCGGCCTTTGACCTGGTCGGTTCCACGGTGGACGAAGTCTGGCCCGTCGAGAAGGCCGACGTCGAGCTTGCGCGCAACCTGTCCGCTCGCCACCGCGGCTTGGAGGCCCGCGACCTGGTGCACCTGGCCTGCTGCATCCGGCGAGAGCCGCGTGAACTCATGACGTTCGACCGAGGGCTGGCCGCGGCGTGGCGGAGCCGGAGCTAG
- a CDS encoding peptidyl-alpha-hydroxyglycine alpha-amidating lyase family protein, producing MTGRTRATIASGIFTVAALAVAVSSLQAQSVTTNPFRPVYGWGELPDGREWGSTSAVEIALDGNIWVAERCGANTCVGSDVDPILLFDKEGNLLRSFGGGMIAWPHGIDVDHDGNVWVTDAWRPGATTTGHSVLKFSPEGELLMTLGTPGEAGDPPTHFTQPSDVVVAPNGQIYVADSHDRTRGRIVRFAADGTYMETWGELGYGPKQFRDPHALAMDSQGRIFVGDRYNNRIQLFDQEGEFLAIWTQFGRPSGIYIDADDNIYVADSESSPAPNQFTGQRNAGWEKGIRIGDANQGWVHFFLPDDISNPMGFSGPEGVAVDDEGNVYGAEVSQRRITKWIRFRP from the coding sequence ATGACTGGACGAACGCGCGCCACGATCGCTTCTGGAATCTTCACCGTCGCGGCTCTCGCCGTCGCGGTTTCGTCACTTCAGGCCCAGTCGGTGACGACCAACCCCTTCCGGCCGGTCTACGGCTGGGGCGAGCTCCCCGACGGCAGGGAATGGGGCTCCACCAGCGCGGTGGAGATCGCGCTGGACGGAAACATCTGGGTCGCGGAGCGCTGCGGCGCGAACACCTGCGTCGGCTCGGATGTGGATCCCATCCTGCTCTTCGACAAGGAGGGGAACCTGCTGCGGAGCTTCGGCGGCGGAATGATCGCGTGGCCGCACGGCATTGACGTCGATCATGACGGCAACGTCTGGGTGACCGATGCGTGGCGGCCGGGCGCGACCACCACGGGGCACTCGGTGCTCAAGTTCTCCCCGGAGGGCGAGCTGCTGATGACCCTGGGCACGCCGGGGGAGGCCGGCGACCCTCCCACCCACTTCACCCAGCCGTCGGACGTGGTGGTGGCACCCAACGGTCAGATCTACGTCGCGGACTCGCACGACCGCACCCGGGGCCGGATCGTCCGCTTCGCGGCCGACGGCACCTACATGGAGACCTGGGGCGAACTCGGGTACGGGCCGAAGCAGTTCCGGGATCCGCACGCCCTGGCGATGGACTCGCAGGGCCGCATCTTCGTGGGCGACCGCTACAACAACCGCATCCAGCTCTTCGACCAGGAAGGCGAATTCCTCGCCATCTGGACGCAATTCGGCCGGCCCAGCGGGATCTACATCGACGCCGACGACAACATCTATGTGGCCGACTCCGAGTCGAGCCCGGCGCCCAACCAGTTCACCGGCCAGCGCAACGCCGGCTGGGAGAAGGGAATCCGTATCGGCGACGCGAACCAGGGATGGGTCCACTTCTTCCTGCCGGACGACATCTCCAACCCGATGGGGTTCAGCGGTCCCGAGGGCGTTGCCGTTGACGACGAAGGGAACGTCTACGGCGCGGAGGTGAGCCAGCGGCGCATCACCAAGTGGATTCGGTTCCGGCCGTAG
- a CDS encoding xanthine dehydrogenase family protein subunit M encodes MMKDMMPHFDLVQPTDVESALDLLREHGRDAWALAGGYDSFDWFKNRGKQPSVVVDLEGLDELRGVRENGEGIEIGAMTSLTDVENDPVVRDRYGLLAEAVSVVASPQIRNAGTLGGNLCQDTRCWYYRYGMPCYRAGGNVCYAGAPDAMNREHALFGADRCVAVTPSDSAPALVALDAEMVVRNARGERVIPAGEFFMPPGVDITRMTVLDPGDLLTAVRIPARWAGARFHFEKVSDRKTWDFPLVNVAAAFRVADGRIDDSRIVLGAVECIPRRLTDVEDLVRGRVPNETTADEAGELATEGARPLDYNHFKIPLVKNLVARAVRSA; translated from the coding sequence ATGATGAAGGACATGATGCCCCACTTCGATCTGGTTCAGCCGACCGACGTCGAGTCGGCGCTGGATCTGCTGCGGGAGCACGGCCGCGACGCCTGGGCGCTGGCAGGCGGCTACGACAGCTTCGACTGGTTCAAGAACCGCGGCAAGCAGCCCTCCGTGGTGGTCGACCTGGAAGGGCTCGACGAACTGAGGGGCGTGCGCGAGAACGGCGAGGGCATCGAGATCGGCGCCATGACCAGCCTCACCGACGTGGAGAACGACCCGGTGGTGCGCGACCGCTACGGCCTGCTCGCGGAGGCGGTGAGCGTGGTGGCCAGCCCGCAGATCCGCAACGCCGGCACGCTGGGCGGCAACCTCTGCCAGGATACGCGCTGCTGGTACTACCGCTACGGCATGCCCTGCTACCGGGCGGGAGGCAACGTCTGCTACGCGGGCGCGCCGGACGCGATGAACCGCGAGCATGCCCTCTTCGGCGCGGACCGCTGCGTGGCGGTGACCCCGTCCGACTCGGCCCCGGCGCTGGTGGCGCTGGACGCGGAGATGGTGGTGCGCAACGCCCGCGGCGAGCGGGTGATCCCGGCCGGTGAGTTCTTCATGCCACCGGGCGTGGACATCACCCGCATGACCGTGCTCGACCCCGGCGACCTGCTCACCGCCGTGCGCATCCCGGCTCGCTGGGCGGGCGCCCGCTTCCATTTCGAGAAGGTGTCGGACCGCAAGACCTGGGACTTCCCGCTGGTGAACGTGGCCGCGGCGTTCCGGGTGGCCGACGGGCGCATCGACGACTCACGCATCGTGCTCGGCGCGGTCGAGTGCATCCCCCGCCGCCTGACCGACGTCGAGGACCTGGTTCGCGGTCGGGTGCCGAACGAGACCACGGCCGACGAGGCGGGCGAACTGGCCACGGAGGGCGCCAGGCCCCTGGACTACAACCACTTCAAGATTCCGCTCGTGAAGAACCTGGTGGCGCGGGCGGTACGGAGCGCCTGA